CTCATAATATGCCCAAATCATTAACATAACGCAAACCGTAGAGAACTAGAGATGATGAAGCATAAGAATACCTGAAGCATACGCCAAGGGGAGCGTGGCCAAGGGGCATTATCAGAAAAACTGACCGAAGAGACCATTCCCTGAAACCAGGTCAACCTGGACGAATCATCAGTCTCCACAGCCATTTTCACCCTCATCCCAGGGCTCCACCTAACACGAATCGCTTCCTCCACAGCCTCCGCCTTCACCACAAAATCGGACCACCCAGCCTTCGGATAATACACCACCTCGAACGGCATATCCTGTGCAGCCAACTCCATCGCCTCCGCAACCGACTTCGGCGACAGCTTCCCCTTCCCGTTCCTCGAGAATCCCTCCTTGCTCCTCTCCTCCTGCGGCggttcctcctcctccaccctgcTCCTCACCACGCCGATCGGAAAACTCCGCCTGGCCCCGTCGCCGCCGCCGGCAAACCGAGAGGCGCGGCGGAGTCCAACAAACATCTCCCCCCTGGGGTTCTTCATGAACACGACAGAGTCGCCGGCGACGAGCTTCTTGCTGTTAACGAACTTGCTCCACCCGGTAGTAAGCAGGTGCCGCCTCGGAGTCCCGCGGTAAATGTGCCGAAACTCCCACGCCACGCCGTGAACATCAGTGATAATCAGATTCTGCACCGGCGGGTCCGCCTGGTAGTCAAGCGCCGGGAAGATTGAATCAGCGCAGAACCTCGGCACAGAGAAGCCACCGCCGTTGTTAGCATCCGACGGAGTCAAAATCTTCGCAAACGACACAACCTTCTCACCGCCGTCATCCTCACTCGGCAGCGGAAACCGCTGCGGCGACTCCGTAACCGGATGCAGAACAAGCTTCGCGAAAACCTCATCCGTGAGATGATCGGCGAGAAACTGCACGGCGGTGACGCGGCAGAGAATCATCGGCCGGGAAACCAAGCGATGAGAAAGGTGCTGAGGAGGTGACGAAGCCTGGTCCATGTGCCCCTGCGGGAAGTAGTAAACCCTAGAATTGAGAGTTGGAATCTGGACGGCGGCGCCGGCACATGCTCGCCAGATTTTGGGGTCGAGACGGCGGTTGGGAACCGGAGGCGGTGGCGGCAGTTGGCGAGGCATGATTGAATGAATGAATCTTGCTTCACACGATTCTGAAATCGTTACGAGAGAGTGTGAATGAATGaatggtttagggttttggttttCAAACATATATAATAACAAGTAACGGAATCGATAGAGTGATTTGAGTGAGTGTGTGAGAGTGAGTGTGAGTTTGTTGAGAGCACTCACTCTCTctctactttctctctctaaaagtTTGTTGGGTGTGTCCGCTGGaagcgagagagagagaaagaggtctGAGAATTAGGGAATAATCAAAACCTTGGTTGAAATGACGGTCATGTCCTTGACGATTTAACTACATTGGAATTGGAATCTCCACGTATTTATTTCACATTACCCtttttcctttctctctctcatcGCTGAACCGAGACCAATTCTGTTTTAAAAACCACTATCAAAAAGATCGATCGTTCGTTCTGTTATTattatggctattgtcaagagaTAGAATtaaatcttcttctttctttaatCAATGCATTCTTCACTTTATCTCTATCTGTAATATATGGTGCGTTTATCAAAGACACAAGACTGTAATGGACACGTCGTGTTGGGTTGTGTGCgtttcaaaatttattttcatgtcACTCAATTACATCATTTAATTTCAAGGCATATGCTTCAGTATTCTTTTACTTCATCGCTCCTCTATTATAAGACTCATTATGTTATTATGAGATAATTAGGGATCTTATAATAAAAGATGAAAAGAGTAAATGAGATGAAATTGAGAGAAATGTATATAATCCTAATAGAGTTCGGGTTAAATCACCTCGTTCTAGATGAACTAAAGAtataaaataagagaaattcaaaTTTCGTATTTTATcatttatcttaaatatcaGTTCACACATAATTAAGATAATTTCacttaaacttttttttaaagtagTCTTCTTTAACTTAAACTTTAACTAAAGTCATTTACATAACCCAAGAAATAGCCTTAATATTTTGAACAGAAATTGCCTTAATTTATTACGATAGTAGTACATTttagagaagaaaaaaataacgaagctctgtaatttatttatttaccttATATAAATATGATCAACTTAACTTGCATAATCTTATCTAGATTCTTGAGTTGATGGCGTGGGATGATATGTAAGATGCATCATCAATCTTCTATTGTGTTTGTGATTTTGTAATCTTCTCACTAATAACAGAACAAATTCCGATAGCTGTTCGAATCTATAAATTTTAGCACAAACATAACAGACTACCAAGTGCTCTTGTCCATTACTTTCAATTCAAAATCTATCTCATATTTTGAATTTAGGTTTTCTTTGAGGTTAAATTCTAAATTGAAGTTTCCTTGGTAGTAGTACATTTTAGGGGGAAAAATAATGAAGTGTCAAATACAAGATGAGGAGTACAGGAATTTATCTTTTTTACTTCATATAGCTTCTTCTTTTTGAAATTACTTCATATAACTATTATCAACAAACTTATAGTTTAATTGCATAAAtctagtttataaaaaaaaattgcgtCTAGATTCTTAAGTTGATCTGTTGATGTGTAACCAAAAAAAGATTCTTAAGTTGACGACGTGGGATATCAGATGCATTATTCATTTCCTTAGATTAtgagtgttttttttattttgtattctTTGGTGgaatggtttttatttttttacataaaCGGAATGGTTAATAATTCACCATAAAACTTTTCACCCCATTAAATGTAACTAAATACAAACATTTTCCTTCCACCATCCCTTTCACCCCTTTTGGTTCCTCCCCTTTTCAATTGAACCAAATGCAGTGTTGTTGTgactcttttcattttttttttcaaattcaagTTGTCATTATCTATTTCAAGTTTAAACCAATTATACtctaatatttataaaaatttaatcCCTAATTCAAATTAGTTGTCCTTTAATATCTAATTTCAAATTGTTGATCCCAATATTCCATGGTGGCTTGGTTTGGTTATAATTCAAATGTCAATGTCAATTAATTTGTCTCAGTTTCGAGACCAGTAGaagtaaaaaaaatctaatttcaaaataaaaataagtttatCAGTTGTTTTTGTTATTTGCAAATCAAAttcatattattaattttaatttatatgaaaAGATATTTTGATATGataatttgaaataattatatCAGGCTCATTCAAATACAATGTGAATAAATATACTGCAaagaataaaatgaaataattataaatttaaagaaataattatttagcATGCCATGATTAAAGACACACCCCAACCTGTAAGAATGTAAGGTAATTGGTGAATATTACTTGGTTATTGATGAATGTTCCAATATTTATACAATGCATGGTTGACTAAATACATAAATGCTAGACCTAATTatagagttttttttataggcaataagaaatatattgaaatgaagtacaaggggtacttcaacccaatacaagtaggaaaaagaaaagagaaaataatagAGTAACAATTGACATAACATCATCTGATAACCACCTACTCAGAGTAATTACAGGTAATCAAATATGGAATAATTAACATATTCCTATTctatcaacaacaaaaacataGCCAGCACGGATACTGCACAGAGCATGCACTCATTGGataaaaaacaaaacatcaaaaaCTAAGAAATACCTATTTAAAGACCCAAAAGTCGAAGGCACTCAATCACAGTTGACTTGTCATCAGAACAATCATAAGAGATCCCATAGGACTCACTCGCATAATAGCTTGTCTCGCTAAATTATCAGATTGATGTGCACAAATGAGCACCCAATTAAAATTCGAAATTTAAGCATAAATTTTAGCTTTATGCTTAAATTGATGATACGAGGTGGGATAGGATGAAATGGTTTTATGTTCTGTCGTAAGGTTTTGTTAAATCAAAGATGAAATGGAATATGATGAAACTGATTCCATCAAATTCGATTACTTATCATCAGTTTTCAATTTTCGTACTCCTAGTTTGGATGTAAGATGATGGAATGAACACACTCATAACTaataaaaccataaaattatGCTAATACCCACCTTTTTTATATATTCGAGGTTAGTGTTATGAAAGTAAGAGTATAGTAGACTTTTGGTCGCTTGGAATGTGATATAGGCACGTAAAATTTAtgttattaatttatatttgtGCTTATGAGTTCCTTGATTTCAGTTGCAGGGTTGGGCTAGCTCTGGTAGAGTTATAATTTGTGGAAGTCTGTATGATCTCAACTCAAGTTGCTACTTTGTGCATTATAGGTGTTGTTTCAATTACACCTCCACTTATAAGCAAGAAGGAGTCATAGATTCATTGCATTCATGAGTTAGTTTATACTTTGAAGACTTGAAGGTCGATAAAGAAACTGTCATGCACATACCACAAGAGACCTAGCTGGATAGACAAGCTTTGGTTTATTGCattgcattttaatattttgtttctcttgatgcattatatatatatatatatatatataaaatcttCTTTTATCAAAGGATGTAGATCTTCTCAAGTGCATGTAAACTTTCTCTCAAGCTTTCTTAAGTTAAAATTTTAtgtctatttttcttctttttttttttggtaaaagaGCGGGGCTAAGCCCCaacaaaacaaaagacaaaaaaaaaaaacgagga
This is a stretch of genomic DNA from Lotus japonicus ecotype B-129 chromosome 1, LjGifu_v1.2. It encodes these proteins:
- the LOC130734452 gene encoding auxin response factor 17, with translation MFENQNPKPFIHSHSLVTISESCEARFIHSIMPRQLPPPPPVPNRRLDPKIWRACAGAAVQIPTLNSRVYYFPQGHMDQASSPPQHLSHRLVSRPMILCRVTAVQFLADHLTDEVFAKLVLHPVTESPQRFPLPSEDDGGEKVVSFAKILTPSDANNGGGFSVPRFCADSIFPALDYQADPPVQNLIITDVHGVAWEFRHIYRGTPRRHLLTTGWSKFVNSKKLVAGDSVVFMKNPRGEMFVGLRRASRFAGGGDGARRSFPIGVVRSRVEEEEPPQEERSKEGFSRNGKGKLSPKSVAEAMELAAQDMPFEVVYYPKAGWSDFVVKAEAVEEAIRVRWSPGMRVKMAVETDDSSRLTWFQGMVSSVSFSDNAPWPRSPWRMLQITWDEPEVLQTSKWVSPWQVEQVSTTPGLHTVFPPTKRFKAAQGSGMFADGEGDPFSMTRFTNSTMGHLNQTLLNYGIFPAGMQGARHDLFSSSSFSNFPSDNSHLYMGNSFGSNTVPRLHALSTELNVGSSQSGDLSPDSHSSLHSLGTDSVRNQNSNSAKPGSFSFQLFGAIIHTKQPDESGSQGTGCTGDDSSKGNETEGIDNPLDDSLTYSKLLDRLDSQCQRASTVEACYL